The proteins below come from a single Pandoraea apista genomic window:
- a CDS encoding dihydrodipicolinate synthase family protein, with protein sequence MAPTLKLIDRDGHLVPFTVRTERTWHPTPSPKMNRIAYSAAHVVADARSAADPWLTAAVDWDATLAYRERLFSLGLGVAEAMDTAQRGMGLDWPTSLELIRRSVAQAKHHPGALIACGAGTDHLVPAAGLTLDDVIRAYEEQIEAVEAAGGRIILMASRALAAVASGPEDYLRVYERILRQVREPVILHWLGDMFDPALAGYWGHGDLDRATDVCLQVIETQPAKVDGIKISLLDKDKEIAMRRRLPQGVRMYTGDDFNYAELIAGDAQGYSDALLGIFDAIAPAASSALEALGRGDRASFDAILAPTVPLSRHIFAAPTRFYKSGVVFMAWLNGHQDHFAMIGGQQSARSLWHYCELFRLATAAQLIEDPALAAYRMKLWLAVNGVEA encoded by the coding sequence ATGGCGCCGACGCTCAAGCTGATCGATCGCGACGGGCATCTCGTGCCATTCACCGTGCGTACCGAACGCACATGGCATCCGACGCCGTCGCCAAAGATGAATCGTATTGCCTATTCCGCCGCGCACGTGGTGGCGGATGCGCGCTCGGCGGCCGATCCGTGGCTGACGGCCGCCGTCGACTGGGACGCCACGCTGGCGTATCGCGAGCGGCTGTTCTCGCTCGGCCTCGGCGTGGCCGAGGCGATGGATACGGCGCAGCGTGGTATGGGGCTGGACTGGCCGACGTCGCTCGAACTTATTCGCCGCAGTGTTGCACAAGCGAAGCATCATCCCGGCGCGCTGATTGCCTGTGGTGCCGGCACCGATCACCTCGTGCCAGCCGCGGGCCTTACGCTCGACGACGTGATTCGCGCGTATGAGGAACAGATCGAGGCGGTCGAAGCGGCCGGCGGCCGGATTATCCTGATGGCAAGCCGTGCACTGGCCGCTGTGGCCAGCGGGCCGGAAGACTACCTGCGCGTGTACGAGCGGATATTGCGTCAGGTGCGCGAGCCGGTGATTCTGCATTGGCTTGGCGACATGTTCGACCCGGCGCTGGCGGGCTATTGGGGGCATGGCGATCTCGATCGCGCGACGGATGTCTGTCTGCAGGTCATCGAGACGCAACCGGCGAAGGTCGACGGCATCAAGATTTCGTTGCTCGACAAGGACAAGGAGATCGCCATGCGCCGGCGTTTGCCGCAGGGCGTGCGCATGTACACGGGCGACGACTTCAACTACGCGGAACTGATTGCGGGCGACGCGCAGGGGTACTCGGATGCGCTGCTCGGTATCTTCGACGCGATTGCCCCGGCGGCGTCGAGCGCGCTTGAGGCGTTGGGCCGAGGTGATCGCGCGAGCTTCGATGCAATTCTGGCGCCAACGGTGCCGTTGTCGCGTCATATCTTCGCCGCGCCGACGCGATTCTATAAATCGGGCGTGGTCTTCATGGCATGGCTTAACGGCCATCAGGATCACTTCGCCATGATCGGCGGCCAGCAGAGCGCGCGCAGTCTCTGGCATTACTGTGAGTTGTTCCGTCTGGCGACCGCCGCACAACTGATCGAAGATCCGGCGCTGGCGGCCTATCGCATGAAGCTCTGGCTGGCAGTGAACGGGGTGGAAGCATGA
- a CDS encoding ABC transporter ATP-binding protein, translating to MRLEPMIRFDGIAKTYDTKEGAVRSLNPVSLDVAPGEFVSIVGPSGCGKSTLLKIAAGLLPASEGELIINGKSVDGPPDDIGMVFQNAVLLAWRDILSNIMLQIEVRKLDRATYLARAKALIEMAGLTDFAHKLPWQLSGGMQQRAAICRALVHDPKILLMDEPFGALDAMTREKMNLELQRIWLSTGKTVLLITHSIPEAVFLSDRVVVMSERPGSIAAIYDVKLPRPRGLDVMGDPEFARLTRQIRSHFYAQGNLDE from the coding sequence ATGCGCCTGGAACCGATGATCCGTTTCGACGGCATTGCGAAGACGTACGACACGAAAGAAGGGGCGGTTCGCTCGCTGAATCCCGTGTCGCTCGACGTGGCGCCAGGCGAGTTCGTATCGATCGTCGGACCCAGCGGCTGTGGCAAGAGCACGTTGTTGAAGATTGCCGCCGGATTGCTGCCGGCCTCGGAAGGCGAACTGATCATTAACGGTAAGTCCGTCGACGGGCCGCCGGACGACATCGGCATGGTTTTTCAGAATGCCGTGCTGCTTGCGTGGCGCGACATTCTGTCGAACATCATGTTGCAGATCGAAGTGCGAAAACTTGATCGGGCCACGTATCTGGCACGGGCAAAGGCGCTCATCGAGATGGCCGGTCTGACGGATTTTGCGCACAAGTTGCCCTGGCAACTTTCGGGCGGAATGCAGCAACGCGCCGCGATCTGCCGCGCGCTCGTGCACGATCCGAAGATTCTGCTCATGGACGAGCCGTTCGGCGCGCTCGACGCCATGACGCGCGAGAAGATGAACCTGGAGTTGCAACGCATCTGGCTTTCCACGGGCAAAACGGTGTTGCTCATCACGCACAGCATTCCGGAGGCCGTGTTCCTGTCGGATCGTGTGGTGGTGATGTCCGAGCGTCCGGGCAGCATTGCGGCGATCTACGACGTGAAGTTGCCGCGTCCGCGCGGGCTCGACGTCATGGGCGATCCGGAGTTCGCACGCCTCACGCGCCAGATTCGCTCGCACTTTTACGCGCAGGGGAATCTGGACGAGTAA
- a CDS encoding sugar phosphate isomerase/epimerase family protein: MSAGTRDVVTSVSPYVPPPAEKLSINTATVRQQWKLDAIIDGIARHGIRGISPWRDQVAELGLAETARRIRAHDLTVTGYCRGGMFPAADAAGRLAARDDNRRAVDEALTVGAKCLVLVVGGLPAGSKDIAGARAQVRDGIAELLDYSRGAGMPLAIEPLHPMYAADRACVNTMSHANDLCDELGDDGLGIAVDLYHVWWDPQLAAQIARAGKKRLLAFHICDWLVPTRELLLDRGMMGDGVIDIPAARALVEAQGYDGMHEVEIFSSQDWWKRAPDDVLATCKARHLACC; the protein is encoded by the coding sequence ATGAGCGCCGGCACGCGTGACGTGGTGACATCGGTGTCGCCTTACGTGCCGCCGCCTGCGGAGAAGCTGTCGATCAACACGGCGACGGTGCGCCAGCAGTGGAAGCTCGACGCCATCATCGACGGCATTGCGCGGCATGGCATCCGTGGCATTTCGCCGTGGCGCGATCAGGTGGCTGAGTTAGGGCTCGCCGAGACGGCACGACGGATTCGCGCGCATGACCTGACCGTCACTGGATACTGCCGGGGCGGCATGTTTCCGGCAGCGGATGCGGCGGGGCGCCTGGCCGCACGAGATGACAACCGGCGGGCGGTCGACGAGGCGCTGACCGTAGGGGCCAAGTGTCTTGTGCTCGTCGTGGGTGGGTTGCCGGCCGGGTCGAAGGATATTGCGGGTGCGCGGGCACAGGTGCGCGATGGGATTGCCGAGTTGCTGGATTATTCGCGCGGCGCAGGGATGCCGCTGGCGATCGAGCCGTTGCATCCGATGTATGCCGCCGACCGGGCGTGTGTGAACACGATGTCGCACGCCAACGATCTTTGCGACGAACTGGGCGACGACGGATTGGGTATTGCCGTCGATCTGTATCACGTGTGGTGGGATCCGCAGTTGGCCGCGCAAATTGCTCGGGCGGGAAAGAAGCGTTTGCTGGCGTTTCACATTTGCGACTGGCTCGTTCCGACGCGTGAGTTGCTGCTCGATCGCGGAATGATGGGCGATGGCGTCATCGATATCCCCGCTGCTCGCGCGCTCGTGGAGGCGCAGGGGTACGACGGCATGCATGAGGTCGAGATCTTTTCGTCGCAGGATTGGTGGAAACGTGCGCCCGACGACGTGCTGGCAACTTGCAAGGCGCGCCATCTTGCCTGTTGCTGA
- a CDS encoding transporter, giving the protein MKKFLILAAALAPVTSHAANPLVTDDTGTQDTGNWQLELNSEWTTLPSARQQQWNNTLTYGVLPNLDVAIQAPYQRNRPDGDGWTNGFSDLQLQAKWRFLEGEAWSLGLKPFVALPTASQNRGLGNGRATTGANLLMQYNLDRWTFLANMGYTWNNNGIGNRQSLWNASTAVLFSVTDTLRLVADIGLATNPDSTTQTKPGYALVGAIYSPTKDLDLDVGYKRGLNPASISHSVQAGVTIRW; this is encoded by the coding sequence ATGAAGAAGTTTCTGATCCTGGCCGCCGCTTTGGCACCGGTGACCTCACACGCCGCTAACCCGCTCGTGACGGACGATACCGGCACGCAGGACACCGGCAACTGGCAGCTCGAGCTGAACAGCGAGTGGACGACGCTGCCGAGCGCGCGCCAGCAACAATGGAACAACACGCTGACCTATGGCGTGCTGCCCAACCTCGACGTTGCCATCCAGGCGCCCTACCAACGCAACCGCCCCGATGGCGACGGCTGGACCAATGGCTTCTCCGACCTTCAGTTGCAAGCCAAATGGCGCTTCCTCGAAGGCGAAGCATGGAGCCTCGGTCTGAAACCCTTCGTCGCGCTGCCGACTGCCAGCCAGAACCGAGGTCTGGGCAACGGCCGCGCAACGACCGGGGCGAACCTGCTGATGCAATACAACCTCGATCGCTGGACGTTCCTCGCCAACATGGGCTACACCTGGAACAACAACGGCATCGGCAATCGGCAAAGCCTCTGGAATGCCTCCACGGCCGTGCTTTTCAGTGTGACGGATACCCTGCGGCTGGTGGCGGACATCGGCCTCGCGACCAATCCTGACAGCACCACCCAAACGAAACCGGGCTACGCTCTGGTCGGTGCGATCTACAGCCCCACTAAGGATCTCGATCTGGACGTGGGCTACAAACGCGGCCTGAACCCCGCCTCGATCTCGCACTCGGTACAGGCCGGCGTCACCATCCGCTGGTAA
- a CDS encoding Gfo/Idh/MocA family protein, with translation MATLRIGIIMHGVTGRMGMNQHLIRSIVEIRKQGGVTLANGDRLMPDPILVGRNAEKIAALARQYGIERWSANLDEALANPDDTVFFDAATTQARPALLKRAVKAGKHIYCEKPVATNLAEALDLYRAAQTAGVKHGVVQDKLWLPGLRKLQLLNDAGFFGQVLSVRGEFGYWVFEGDLQPTQRPSWNYRSEDGGGIILDMLCHWRYVLDNVFGKVKSVSCLGATHIPQRWDEQGKPYKATADDAAYATFELENGVIVQLNSSWCVRVRRDDLVTFQVDGTHGSAVAGLTDCWTQSRVNTPKPVWNPDVRQTHDFFDDWVKVPDTTPYDNAFKVQWELFLRHVAGEGEFKWNLLEGAKGVQLVELGLQSWRERRWLDVPDLSGREGA, from the coding sequence ATGGCAACGCTTCGAATCGGCATCATCATGCACGGCGTGACCGGTCGCATGGGTATGAATCAGCACTTGATCCGCTCCATCGTGGAGATTCGCAAACAAGGGGGCGTGACACTCGCCAACGGCGACCGTCTCATGCCCGATCCGATTCTGGTCGGACGCAACGCGGAGAAGATTGCGGCGCTCGCGCGTCAGTATGGTATCGAGCGCTGGAGCGCGAATCTGGACGAGGCGCTCGCCAACCCCGACGACACGGTGTTCTTCGACGCCGCGACCACGCAGGCGCGTCCGGCGTTGCTCAAGCGCGCCGTGAAAGCGGGCAAGCACATCTATTGCGAGAAGCCTGTTGCGACCAATCTGGCCGAAGCGCTCGATCTGTATCGCGCGGCGCAAACCGCAGGCGTGAAGCACGGCGTAGTGCAGGACAAACTCTGGCTACCGGGACTGCGCAAGTTGCAACTGCTCAACGACGCGGGCTTCTTCGGGCAGGTGCTGTCCGTGCGCGGCGAATTCGGTTACTGGGTGTTCGAAGGCGATCTGCAACCGACACAGCGTCCGTCGTGGAACTATCGCAGTGAAGATGGCGGCGGCATCATTCTCGACATGCTGTGCCACTGGCGCTATGTACTCGATAACGTCTTCGGCAAGGTCAAAAGCGTGTCGTGCCTTGGCGCCACGCATATTCCGCAGCGCTGGGACGAGCAAGGCAAGCCGTACAAGGCGACGGCCGACGATGCCGCTTACGCGACTTTCGAGCTCGAGAACGGCGTGATCGTTCAGTTGAACAGTTCGTGGTGCGTGCGCGTGCGACGCGACGATCTCGTCACGTTCCAGGTGGACGGCACGCACGGCTCGGCCGTTGCGGGGCTGACGGACTGCTGGACGCAATCGCGCGTGAACACACCCAAGCCGGTGTGGAATCCGGACGTACGCCAGACCCACGATTTCTTCGACGACTGGGTCAAGGTGCCCGATACGACCCCCTACGACAATGCGTTCAAGGTGCAGTGGGAGCTGTTCCTGCGTCATGTGGCGGGCGAGGGCGAATTCAAGTGGAACCTGCTCGAAGGCGCGAAGGGGGTGCAACTCGTGGAACTCGGACTGCAAAGCTGGCGCGAGCGCCGCTGGCTCGACGTGCCGGATCTGTCCGGCCGGGAAGGAGCGTAA
- a CDS encoding ABC transporter substrate-binding protein, translating to MIRMEARRGGVPRRVSGARPMFLATITRMIGMVATGAVIAFGMASPAQARDKVTLMLNWYTYGEHAPFYLGVERGYFAAENIDLDIQEGRGSAVTVQAVAAGSTTLGYADVSTMIKAAAKGAPVVTVGVMLQKSPASVMGFADKNIVKPSDIKGRTVAMTPGDSLSQLWPVYLKSNHLGDTDYKPVSGDAATKRNAVVNGRADLLLGNVNDQKPIIEEITGKPVRALLFADAGVNPLNGGIIARKEMLKSNPDLLRRFLRAAVKSVQAATQSPQDAVNAMLKINSKAGKPETLAKSWEATIPLLHTASTQNLPPLRFDPKDMAATLDLMVKYGGVDGATAGKAEDYYTLEFLPK from the coding sequence ATGATTCGAATGGAAGCGCGGCGCGGTGGTGTGCCGCGACGGGTATCGGGCGCAAGACCCATGTTCCTCGCAACGATCACCCGTATGATCGGGATGGTCGCGACCGGCGCAGTCATTGCATTCGGCATGGCCTCGCCGGCACAAGCGCGCGATAAAGTCACGCTGATGCTCAACTGGTACACCTATGGCGAGCATGCGCCGTTCTACCTTGGTGTCGAACGTGGTTACTTCGCGGCAGAGAACATCGATCTCGACATTCAGGAGGGACGCGGCTCGGCCGTCACCGTGCAAGCCGTGGCGGCAGGTTCGACAACGCTCGGTTATGCCGACGTCAGCACCATGATCAAGGCAGCCGCGAAGGGCGCGCCGGTGGTAACAGTCGGTGTGATGCTGCAAAAGAGTCCGGCATCGGTGATGGGCTTCGCCGACAAGAACATTGTCAAACCTTCGGACATCAAAGGCCGCACGGTTGCGATGACCCCGGGCGACTCGCTCTCGCAACTCTGGCCGGTCTATCTCAAGTCGAATCATCTCGGTGACACAGACTACAAACCCGTGTCGGGCGACGCGGCCACCAAACGTAACGCTGTGGTCAACGGCCGTGCCGATCTGTTGCTGGGGAATGTGAACGACCAGAAGCCGATCATCGAGGAAATTACGGGCAAGCCGGTGCGAGCGCTGTTGTTCGCCGATGCAGGCGTCAATCCTTTGAACGGCGGCATCATCGCGCGAAAGGAAATGCTGAAGTCGAACCCCGACTTGCTGCGTCGCTTTCTGCGGGCGGCGGTGAAATCGGTGCAGGCAGCCACGCAGTCGCCGCAAGACGCCGTGAACGCCATGCTCAAGATCAATTCGAAAGCCGGTAAGCCGGAAACGCTGGCCAAGAGCTGGGAGGCAACGATTCCGCTGCTGCATACCGCCAGCACGCAGAATCTGCCGCCGCTGCGCTTCGATCCTAAGGACATGGCCGCAACGCTCGATCTGATGGTGAAGTACGGCGGCGTTGACGGCGCCACCGCCGGTAAGGCCGAGGACTACTACACGCTGGAGTTTCTGCCGAAATGA